The following are encoded together in the Brassica napus cultivar Da-Ae chromosome A9, Da-Ae, whole genome shotgun sequence genome:
- the LOC106366377 gene encoding phosphoserine aminotransferase 2, chloroplastic: MSASTNSLLLGNQTHLPSLKSQSLLRLTKPLSIRCAASSTTTERVINFAAGPAALPENVLLKAQSDLYNWRGSGMSVMEMSHRGKEFLSIIQKAESDLRLLLHIPPDYSVLFLQGGATTQFAALPLNLCNPEDPVDYVVTGSWGDKAFKEAQKYCNPKVVWSGKAEKYTKVPSFDGFEQNPHAKYLHLCANETIHGVEFKDYPVPKNPNGVLIADMSSNFCSKPVDVSKFGVIYAGAQKNVGPSGVTIVIIRKDLIGNAQDVTPVMLDYKIHDENSSLYNTPPCFGIYMCGLVFDDLLAQGGLKEVEKKNQRKAKILYDAIDESRGFFRCPVEKSVRSLMNVPFTLEKAELEGEFIKEAAKEKMVQLKGHRSVGGMRASIYNAMPLAGVEKLVAFMKEFQARHT; encoded by the coding sequence ATGTCGGCGTCAACAAACTCCCTCCTCCTCGGAAACCAAACCCATCTCCCTTCCCTCAAATCCCAATCCCTCCTCCGCCTCACCAAACCCCTCTCCATCCGATGCGCCgcttcctccaccaccaccgagCGAGTCATCAACTTCGCGGCAGGCCCCGCCGCTCTACCCGAGAACGTCCTCCTCAAAGCCCAATCCGACCTCTACAACTGGCGCGGATCCGGCATGAGCGTCATGGAGATGAGCCACCGCGGCAAAGAGTTCCTCTCCATCATCCAAAAAGCCGAATCCGATCTCCGCCTCCTCCTCCACATCCCTCCCGACTACTCCGTCCTCTTCCTCCAAGGCGGCGCCACCACCCAGTTCGCCGCCCTCCCTCTCAACCTCTGCAACCCCGAGGACCCCGTCGATTACGTCGTCACCGGATCTTGGGGTGACAAGGCCTTCAAGGAGGCGCAGAAGTACTGCAACCCTAAGGTTGTCTGGTCCGGTAAGGCCGAGAAGTACACGAAAGTCCCCTCCTTTGACGGGTTTGAGCAGAACCCGCACGCCAAGTATTTGCATTTATGCGCCAATGAGACTATCCATGGAGTTGAGTTTAAAGACTACCCTGTTCCCAAGAACCCCAACGGTGTTTTGATCGCTGACATGTCTTCGAATTTCTGTTCGAAGCCTGTTGATGTGTCCAAGTTCGGTGTGATCTACGCCGGTGCGCAGAAGAACGTTGGTCCTTCGGGAGTCACCATTGTGATAATCAGGAAAGATTTGATCGGGAACGCTCAGGACGTTACTCCCGTGATGCTTGACTACAAGATCCACGACGAGAACAGTTCCTTGTACAACACGCCTCCCTGTTTCGGGATTTACATGTGCGGTTTAGTGTTTGATGATCTGTTGGCGCAGGGAGGGTTGAAGGAGGTGGAGAAGAAGAACCAGAGGAAGGCGAAGATTCTGTATGATGCTATTGATGAGAGCAGGGGGTTTTTCAGGTGTCCGGTTGAGAAGTCTGTGAGGTCTTTGATGAATGTTCCTTTCACGTTGGAGAAGGCGGAGTTGGAAGGGGAGTTTATTAAGGAAGCTGCGAAGGAGAAGATGGTGCAGCTCAAGGGGCATAGATCGGTGGGAGGTATGAGGGCTTCTATTTACAATGCGATGCCTTTGGCTGGAGTTGAGAAGCTTGTTGCGTTCATGAAAGAGTTTCAGGCTAGGCATACTTGA